The Anoplopoma fimbria isolate UVic2021 breed Golden Eagle Sablefish chromosome 9, Afim_UVic_2022, whole genome shotgun sequence genome contains the following window.
GTAACTGAATCTCTGTGGCTTTAAGTTTAGTCTCACTATGACTTTCCTGCCTTTATGACTGTTTACTGACCACTTCCTCTAGTAGCTTCACATGAAAAGTTCTCCACCAGTAAACCGACGGGAAGTTATTAATGTGAAGCATCTAGGGGAAATGCTATGAGTTTGTCattaagtcaataaaaagtGTTGTACATAACAGCATGTGGACACATTTGTGCAGTTATGGCAGAAAAGTGACCTTGAGCTTGTGAGCCTGACTGTGATCAAGTCAAAACACAGTACAACAGATTCAAAAGTACTTTTACAAGTTTTCTAtttacagcgggtaaaataagtattgaacacgtcaccatttttctcagtaaaggtgctattgacatggaattttcaccagatgtcagtaacaacccaagtaataatgtggggcggctgtggcgtagtggagagcaaggtagttctccaatcagagggtcggaagttcgatacccggcttcggcagtcgatgtgtccttgggcaagacacttaaccccaagttgtggactggatgttgcatgaatgttagttagagtctgatggtggcaccttgcatggtagcctgtcatcagtgtgtgaatgggtgaatgatgtgtaatatactactgattgtaagtcgctttggataaaagcgtctgctaaatggctgtaatgtaatgtaatccatacatacaaagaaaacagtaagtaatgcactcaaccgccgtggcctgtatgcactctcaccacgcaagactccattgctgaagaaaaagcatgttgaagcttgtttaaagtttgctgcacaacatttagacaagcctgtgaaatactgggagaatagtctggtcagatgagaccaaaattgaactctttgtataatacacaccatgtttggaggtcaaatggcactgcacatcaccccaaaaacaccataccaacagtgaagtttggaggtgggaacatcctGGTGAGGGGCTGTTTTTCAGAAACAGAAATCAACTGtttcaaatacaaacaaataataaatactgtattttgaataaaattattgtcttttctttcacaGTATCTGTGTAGATATGGCTGCTGCAAACTATCACTCATCtgaagatcagtttctgtgctccatctgtctggatgtgttcactgatccagtcAGCACatcatgtggacacaacttctgcaaAAACTGCATCAATGAACACTGGAATACTAGTGACCAGAACCAGTGTCCAATGTGTAAAAAGGTTTTCAAGAGAAAACCTGAGCTGCACGTCAACACTTTGTTCTCTGAGATGGTCGTtcagttcagacagtcagctcaacagaaagCCAGCAGCTCAGAGCAACAGGTTGCAAAACCAggagaagttccctgtgacgtctgcactggaaccaaactgaaggccctgaagtcctgcctggtgtgtctggtctcctactgtgagactcacctggagcctcatctGACAGCTTCACGTCTGAAGAAACATCAGCTGATCGACCCTGTGGAGAACATGGAAGGCATGTTGTGTACGAAGCACGATAAACCTCTGAAGCTGTTCTGTAAGACCGACCAGacatgtgtctgcatgctctgcagtgttttagaCCACAAGACACACAAGTGtgttcctctgaaagaagaatTTGAAGGAAAGAAGGCCGAACTGGAGAAAACAGAGGCTGAAATTCCGCAGATGATCCTGAAGAGACGACTGAAGATTCAGGAGATCAAACACTCAGTGGACCTCAGTGAAGAAGATGcagacaaagagaaagcagaAGGTGTTCAGGTCTTCACTGCTCTGAAGGAGTCTGTTGAGAGAAGAATGAATGAACTCATGGAGTCTGTTGAGAGAAGACTGAATGAACTCATCAAAACgatagaaaagaaagagaaaacgaCAAAGAAACAGGCCGAAGCTTTAATCAGAGAGCTGGAACAAGAAATCTCTGATCTGATGAAGAGAAGCACTGAGGTGAAGCAGCTCTCACACTctgaagaccacctccaccttctccaaAGCTTCCTGTCCTTAAACATCCACAACCCATCACCCACCAAGGACTGGACAAAGGTCAGTGTTTCTCCGGCTTCATGTGAGGGAAATGTGAGGAAAGCTGTGGTTCAGCTGGAGGAGACACTCAGTGAAGAGATTAATAATCTGTTTGTTGAAGCTGAGCTGAAGAGGATCCAGAAGTATGCAGTGGATGTGACTCTTGATCCTGATACAGCTCATCCTcaactcatcctgtctgatgatggGAAACAAGTGCATCATTGTTACGTGAGGAAGAATCTTCCAGACAACCCAGAGAGATTCTCTTTTTGtaattgtgttttaggaaagcaGAGTTTCTCTTCAGGCAGATTTTACTTTGAGGTTCAAGTCAAAGGAAAGACTGAGTGGGATTTAGGAGTGGCCAGAGAGTCGATCAACAGGAAGGGAAAAGTCACACTGAGCCCTGAAGATGGTTACTGGGCCATATGGTTGAAGAATGGAAATGAGTATGAAGCTCTTGATGACCCCTCAGTCATtctctctctgaagtctcagcctcagaaggtgggggtgtttgtggattatgaggagggtctggtctccttttatgaCGTAGAAGTTCCAGCTCTCATCTACTCCTTTACTGACTGCTCCTTCAATGAGAAACTCTTCCCATACTTCAGTCCCGATTATAATGATGAAGGTGAAAACGCTGCACCTCTGATCATCACTCCCGTCAGAGTAAGACTTctttattatatgaatcatcgGCAACACATTCATTTGATGCGTTCATCTCTTCAAGCCTGCATCATGACATGCGCGTTGTGTGCAGAATAATATCTATTTAAACTCCTGTTAAACccaatttattttcctttacagGGTCGAGATGTCTAGATGAACCAAGCTGACATCGGGCAAGAGGCCGGGTACACCATGAACACGTTTGACGGGGATGATAAGGGGAAAAGTCGGATAACtaggagaaaaagaagatgcaAACCAGACACAGAAGGGAACTGGATGGCCAGCCGGTTCGAACCAGAATTCTCTTCCTGAGAGTTTTATTCTTACTACACCAATGTGCCAACCAAACATCAAATATCCCAATCTGaattataagtattttttttatttatctatttgatGGGTAGCCACTGAAAATATATTGCTGAATATTTCACTGTTTCATAAAGCTTCATTTAAGAGAAAGGCCTATTAGTGTGTTTAGAATACAGTATGTGTAATTGTTATACCATAAAAAGCAAATGGACAAAAGATAATTAATAGAATTGATGCAAGAAGTATTTTCTGTTTGACTAATTTGTgtcttttgattattatttcttttgTGGGAACTGATAACTTGGCTTATTATGATCTTatgagtaaaatgtaaaataaacttGATGTTGAAGACAAAGTCTGATTAAGCAGTGCTCTACTTCCTTTTCTACGCTCATATGTATCCTTTATATCATATAGATTGACTATGTTGTAattcttttatgtatttcattCTGAACACATGACGTCTATTGCACTTCTggccatcctgggagaaggaaaCCTCTTCTGTTGCTCTCCCGGAggtttcttcatttgtttttcccctttaaaggtttttttaaagggggggGTCCTTTTAAGATACAAGGGtcaaaggacagaggatgttggaTGCTGTAtggattgtaaagccctctgaggcatatttgtgatacaaataaattaaattgaaatgacTTGAGCACCAAACACTGAAGAGAAAAGCCTTGTTTACACACACGGTTAAAAACacctaaaaatatgtttgtaatgtttttgattattttctatcAATGTACCTTATAACAATAGTCCAGTTTTGGCTACTTGTAGTGCAGAGTATTCCTACTCTTCCACTTCTCACAAGGTACCCACAGAGCTCAGTGCTTCTCCTTGcacaaatacattattaattattaataagtTAGGTACAGTACCGCCTTCACCTCAGCCAGGTAACACCCTTGTATGACATTCAAatcatgtcatgaaaaagacaaaacctcACCAACAGATGATGTTTCAATAAGAGGAGGAGCTactctggagggaggagagcttTCACTTCACGCTCCAGAAGTGAAAGTTAAGTTTGTCAGAGAGGCAGACACACTGCAGGCGAGACAactctctgctttttctctgaaaaactattcaaactgACTTCATCAGgtttttctcaacaacacagcagagtcTCTTCAAAACACTGGTGAGTACAGCTGATCATATTTACACTTTCAACATCCAGGATTAACACAAAACTTCAGCTTTA
Protein-coding sequences here:
- the LOC129096085 gene encoding E3 ubiquitin-protein ligase TRIM39-like produces the protein MAAANYHSSEDQFLCSICLDVFTDPVSTSCGHNFCKNCINEHWNTSDQNQCPMCKKVFKRKPELHVNTLFSEMVVQFRQSAQQKASSSEQQVAKPGEVPCDVCTGTKLKALKSCLVCLVSYCETHLEPHLTASRLKKHQLIDPVENMEGMLCTKHDKPLKLFCKTDQTCVCMLCSVLDHKTHKCVPLKEEFEGKKAELEKTEAEIPQMILKRRLKIQEIKHSVDLSEEDADKEKAEGVQVFTALKESVERRMNELMESVERRLNELIKTIEKKEKTTKKQAEALIRELEQEISDLMKRSTEVKQLSHSEDHLHLLQSFLSLNIHNPSPTKDWTKVSVSPASCEGNVRKAVVQLEETLSEEINNLFVEAELKRIQKYAVDVTLDPDTAHPQLILSDDGKQVHHCYVRKNLPDNPERFSFCNCVLGKQSFSSGRFYFEVQVKGKTEWDLGVARESINRKGKVTLSPEDGYWAIWLKNGNEYEALDDPSVILSLKSQPQKVGVFVDYEEGLVSFYDVEVPALIYSFTDCSFNEKLFPYFSPDYNDEGENAAPLIITPVRGRDV